Genomic DNA from Lutibacter sp. A80:
ATGTATATTTAGGTACAATTCCTTATATGACAAACAGTGGTACTTTTGTTATTAATGGAGCAGAAAGGGTCGTTGTTTCTCAATTACACCGTTCTCCTGGAGTATTCTTTGGTCAGTCGTTCCATGCAAACGGAACAAAATTATATTCTGCAAGAGTAATTCCTTTTAAAGGTTCTTGGATAGAGTTTGCAACAGATATCAATCAAGTAATGTATGCTTATATTGATAGAAAGAAAAAATTACCTGTAACAACATTGTTTAGAGCAATTGGTTACGAAAGAGATAAAGATATTCTTGAAATTTTTGACCTTGCTGAAGAAATTAAAGTTTCAAAAAGTGGGCTTAAAAAAGTATTAGGTAGAAAATTAGCTGCTCGTGTTTTAAAAACATGGTTTGAAGATTTTGTTGATGAAGATACTGGAGAAGTTGTTTCTATTGAAAGAAATGAAATTGTATTAGATAGAGATACAATTTTAGAAAAAGAACAAACTGAAGAAATTATAGAGTCTGGTGCGAGAACTATTTTGCTTCATAAGGAAGATAATGAAATGGCAGATTATGCTATTATTCATAACACCTTGCAAAAAGATCCAACAAACTCTGAAAAAGAAGCTGTTGAACATATTTATAGACAGTTACGTAATGCTGAACCGCCAGATTTTGAAACGGCAAAAGGTATTATTGATAAATTATTCTTCTCTGAACAACGTTATAACTTAGGAGAAGTTGGACGTTACAGAATGAATAAAAAACTTGGTTTAAACGAAGATATTAATCAGAAAGTTTTAACTAAAGTTGATATTATTACAATTATTAAAAACTTAATAAAATTAGTTAATTCTAAAGCTGAAGTTGATGATATTGACCACTTATCTAATCGTCGTGTTAGAACTGTTGGTGAACAATTAGCAAGTCAGTTTGGTGTTGGTTTATCTCGTATGGCCCGTACTATTCGTGAACGTATGAATGTACGTGACAATGAGGTATTTACACCTATAGATTTAATTAATGCGAAAACATTATCTTCAGTAATTAATTCATTCTTTGGAACAAATCAGTTGTCTCAATTTATGGATCAAACAAATCCATTAGCAGAGATTACTCACAAACGTAGGTTATCTGCATTAGGACCTGGAGGTTTATCTAGAGAAAGAGCTGGTTTTGAGGTTCGTGATGTTCACTATACACATTATGGACGTTTATGTCCTATTGAAACACCAGAGGGACCAAATATTGGGTTAATTTCTTCTTTAGCAGTTTTTGCGAAAGTTAATAATTTAGGATTTATTGAAACTCCATATAGAGAAGTTATCGATGGTAATGTTAATATTACTGAAGAACCTAGATATTTAAGTGCAGAAGAAGAAGAAGGAATGAAATTTGCACAGTCTAACCTTCCTATAGATGAGACTGGTAAATTTACTGTTGATAAAATTATTGTACGTGAAGAAGCTGATTATCCTGTTGTAGAGCCAGATAAAGTAAACTTTATGGATGTTGCTCCAAATCAGATAGCATCTATTTCTGCATCTTTAATTCCATTCTTGGAACATGATGATGCGAATAGAGCATTGATGGGATCGAATATGATGCGTCAGGCGGTACCTTTATTAAAACCAGAATCACCAATTGTTGGTACTGGTTTAGAATTAAGAGTAGCAAAAGATTCTCGTATTTTAATGAATGCTGAAGGTGCTGGAGTTGTTGAGTATGTAGATGCAAATACAATTACTATTAAATACGATAAGACAGATGAAGATCGTATGGTTAGTTTTGAAGGTGATAGTAAATCTTACAACTTAATTAAATTTAGAAAAACAAATCAAGGTACTTCAATAAACTTAAAACCTATTGTTCAAAAAGGAGATAGAGTTGAAGAAGGACAAGTACTTTGTGAAGGTTATGCAACACAAAAAGGAGAATTAGCGCTTGGTAGAAATATGAAAGTTGCATTTATGCCTTGGAAAGGGTATAATTTTGAGGATGCAATTGTGATTTCTGAAAAAGTTGTAAAAGAAGATATTTTTACTTCAATCCATATTGATGAGTATTCTTTAGAAGTTAGAGATACAAAATTAGGTGCTGAAGAATTAACTAATGATATTCCAAATGTTTCTGAAGAGGCTACTAAAGACTTAGATGAAAATGGAATGATTAGAATTGGAGCAGAAGTAAAACCAGGAGATATTTTAATAGGTAAAATTACTCCAAAAGGTGAATCTGACCCTACTCCTGAAGAAAAATTATTGAGAGCTATCTTTGGAGATAAAGCAGGTGATGTAAAAGATGCATCATTAAAAGCTTCTCCATCATTGAGAGGGGTTGTTATTGATAAAAAATTATTTGAAAGAGCTGTAAAAGATAAATCTAAACGAGCTCAAGATAAAGTTAGTATTGCAAATTTAGAAAGTAAGTATACAGCTAAATTAGAAGATTTAAGATCTGTTCTTATTGAAAAATTATTTACGTTAATCAGTGGTAAAACATCTCAAGGTGTATTAAACGATTTAGGTGAAGAAATACTTCAAAAAGGTAAGAAATTTACTTTAAAAATGTTAAATGCTGTTCCAGACTTTAATTACTTAACTAAAGGTGTTTGGACAACAGATGATCATATAAATATGCTTGTAACAGAATTAATTCACAATTATAAAATTAAAGTGAATGATTTACAAGGATCTTTAAGACGTGAAAAATTTACAGTTTCTGTTGGGGATGAATTACCAGCTGGTATATTAAAATTAGCAAAAATTTATATAGCTAAAAAACGTAAATTAAAAGTAGGGGATAAAATGGCAGGACGTCACGGTAACAAAGGTATTGTTGCTCGTATTGTTCGTCAAGAAGATATGCCTTTCTTAGAAGACGGAACTCCAGTAGATATTGTATTAAATCCACTTGGTGTACCTTCACGTATGAATATTGGTCAAATTTATGAAACTGTTCTAGGTTGGGCAGGTCAAAAATTAAATACCAAATATGCTACACCAATTTTTGATGGTGCTAGTATTGATGAAATTACTAAAATTACCGATGCTGCTGGTGTACCACAATATGGACATACTTATTTGTATGATGGTGGAACAGGTCAACGTTTTGATCAAAAAGCAACAGTAGGTGTAATTTATATGATCAAATTAGGTCATATGATTGATGATAAAATGCACGCACGTTCTATAGGTCCATACTCATTAATTACACAACAACCATTAGGTGGTAAAGCACAATTTGGAGGTCAACGTTTTGGTGAGATGGAGGTTTGGGCACTTGAGGCTTATGGTGCTTCTAGTACATTGCGTGAGATCTTAACTGTAAAATCTGATGATGTTATGGGTAGAGCTAAAACGTACGAGGCCATTGTAAAAGGTGATGCTATGCCAGAACCTGGATTGCCAGAATCATTTAACGTATTAATGCACGAACTTAGAGGTCTTGGATTAGACGTTAGATTAGAAGAATAATTTAAGTAAACACTATTCAGTCTCAGTTATTAATACACTGTGACTGAATACTGAATACTGCCAACCAATTACTGAATACTATAAAAAATGGCAAGAAAAACTGATAAATACACTGTAAAAAAGTTTAATAAAATTTCAATTGGTTTATCATCTCCAGAAGCAATTCTAGAGAAATCAAATGGAGAAGTATTAAAACCAGAAACTATAAATTACCGTACGCACAAACCTGAAAGAGATGGATTGTTTTGCGAACGTATTTTTGGACCTATAAAAGATTATGAATGTGCTTGTGGTAAATACAAGAGAATTCGTTATAAAGGAATTGTTTGTGACCGTTGTGGTGTAGAAGTTACAGAAAAAAAAGTACGTAGAGATAGAGTAGGGCATATTAATTTAGTGGTTCCTGTAGCTCATATTTGGTACTTTAAATCATTACCTAACAAAATGGGATACCTTTTAGGTTTACCATCTAAAAAGTTAGATATGATTATTTACTACGAACGTTATGTAGTAATTCAACCAGCCGGAGCAAAAAATGCAGAAGGTGAACCATTACAAAAAATGGACTTCTTAACAGAAGAAGAATATTTAGATATTTTAGAAACGTTTCCTGTTGAAAATCAATATTTAGACGATAGTGATCCAGATAAGTTTATTGCTAAAATGGGTGCTGCTTGTTTAATAGATTTATTTAATCGTATAGATTTAGACGAATTGTCTTATGAATTACGTCACAAAGCAAATACAGAAACATCTAAACAACGTAAAACAGAAGCATTAAAAAGATTAAATGTTGTTGAATCTTTTAGAGATGCTAATAAAAATAGAGAAAACCGTCCAGAATGGATGATAATGAAAGTAATTCCTGTGACTCCACCAGAATTACGTCCATTAGTACCATTAGATGGTGGTAGGTTTGCAACTTCAGATTTAAATGATTTATACAGAAGGGTAATTATTAGAAACAATCGTTTAAAACGTTTAGTTGAAATAAAAGCTCCTGAAGTAATTTTACGTAATGAAAAACGTATGTTACAAGAATCTGTAGATTCATTATTTGATAATACACGTAAATCTTCAGCAGTAAAAACAGAATCTAACAGACCTTTAAAATCATTATCTGATTCGTTAAAAGGTAAACAAGGACGTTTCCGTCAAAACTTATTAGGTAAACGTGTTGATTATTCTGCTCGTTCTGTAATTGTTGTTGGACCAGAATTAAAATTATACGAATGTGGATTGCCAAAAGATATGGCAGCTGAATTATACAAACCTTTTGTTATTAGAAAATTAATAGAAAGAGGTATTGTAAAAACAGTAAAATCTGCAAAGAAAATTATAGATAAAAGAGAACCTGTTGTATGGGATATTTTAGAGAATGTTTTAAAAGGACATCCTGTAATGTTAAACCGTGCACCTACGCTACACAGATTGGGTATTCAAGCTTTCCAACCAAAATTAATTGAAGGAAAAGCAATCCAATTACACCCATTAGTATGTACAGCATTTAATGCCGATTTTGATGGGGATCAAATGGCGGTTCACTTACCATTAGGACCTGAAGCTATTTTAGAATGTCAGTTGTTAATGTTAGCATCACATAATATATTAAATCCAGCAAATGGTGCTCCGGTAACGGTTCCTTCTCAGGATATGGTACTTGGATTATATTATATGACAAAAGAAAGAAAATCTACTCCAGAAAATAAAATTAAAGGAGAAGGTTTAACTTTTTATTCTCCGCAAGAAGTTACTATTGCTTTTAATGAAAAAGCAGTTGACTTAAATGCAAGTATTAAAGTTAAAACTAAAGATTTTAATGATGAAGGTGTCTTAGTTGACCAAATTATAGAAACAACTGTTGGTAGAGTACTATTTAACG
This window encodes:
- the rpoB gene encoding DNA-directed RNA polymerase subunit beta; its protein translation is MASKNFTERINFASAKLVTEYPDFLDIQVKSFQDFFQLKTKADERSTEGLYKTFLDNFPITDTRNQFVLEFIDYFVDPPRYSIQECIERGLTYCVPLKARLKLYCTDPEHEDFETIVQDVYLGTIPYMTNSGTFVINGAERVVVSQLHRSPGVFFGQSFHANGTKLYSARVIPFKGSWIEFATDINQVMYAYIDRKKKLPVTTLFRAIGYERDKDILEIFDLAEEIKVSKSGLKKVLGRKLAARVLKTWFEDFVDEDTGEVVSIERNEIVLDRDTILEKEQTEEIIESGARTILLHKEDNEMADYAIIHNTLQKDPTNSEKEAVEHIYRQLRNAEPPDFETAKGIIDKLFFSEQRYNLGEVGRYRMNKKLGLNEDINQKVLTKVDIITIIKNLIKLVNSKAEVDDIDHLSNRRVRTVGEQLASQFGVGLSRMARTIRERMNVRDNEVFTPIDLINAKTLSSVINSFFGTNQLSQFMDQTNPLAEITHKRRLSALGPGGLSRERAGFEVRDVHYTHYGRLCPIETPEGPNIGLISSLAVFAKVNNLGFIETPYREVIDGNVNITEEPRYLSAEEEEGMKFAQSNLPIDETGKFTVDKIIVREEADYPVVEPDKVNFMDVAPNQIASISASLIPFLEHDDANRALMGSNMMRQAVPLLKPESPIVGTGLELRVAKDSRILMNAEGAGVVEYVDANTITIKYDKTDEDRMVSFEGDSKSYNLIKFRKTNQGTSINLKPIVQKGDRVEEGQVLCEGYATQKGELALGRNMKVAFMPWKGYNFEDAIVISEKVVKEDIFTSIHIDEYSLEVRDTKLGAEELTNDIPNVSEEATKDLDENGMIRIGAEVKPGDILIGKITPKGESDPTPEEKLLRAIFGDKAGDVKDASLKASPSLRGVVIDKKLFERAVKDKSKRAQDKVSIANLESKYTAKLEDLRSVLIEKLFTLISGKTSQGVLNDLGEEILQKGKKFTLKMLNAVPDFNYLTKGVWTTDDHINMLVTELIHNYKIKVNDLQGSLRREKFTVSVGDELPAGILKLAKIYIAKKRKLKVGDKMAGRHGNKGIVARIVRQEDMPFLEDGTPVDIVLNPLGVPSRMNIGQIYETVLGWAGQKLNTKYATPIFDGASIDEITKITDAAGVPQYGHTYLYDGGTGQRFDQKATVGVIYMIKLGHMIDDKMHARSIGPYSLITQQPLGGKAQFGGQRFGEMEVWALEAYGASSTLREILTVKSDDVMGRAKTYEAIVKGDAMPEPGLPESFNVLMHELRGLGLDVRLEE